A single Mycolicibacterium cosmeticum DNA region contains:
- a CDS encoding aconitate hydratase, whose amino-acid sequence MTSTDSVNSFGARDTLTVGDNSYEIFRLDAVPGTEKLPYSLKVLAENLLRTEDGANITKEHIEAIANWDPSAEPSIEIQFTPARVLMQDFTGVPCIVDLATMREAVATLGGDPNKVNPLSPAEMVIDHSVILDVFGNAGAFERNVELEYERNGERYQFLRWGQGAFDDFKVVPPGTGIVHQVNIEYLARVTMVRDGVAYPDTCVGTDSHTTMENGLGVLGWGVGGIEAEAAMLGQPVSMLIPRVVGFKLTGEIKPGVTATDVVLTVTDMLRKHGVVGKFVEFYGKGVAEVPLANRATLGNMSPEFGSTAAIFPIDEETINYLRLTGRSDEQLALVEAYAKAQGMWHNPDHEPAFSEYLELDLSTVVPSISGPKRPQDRIELSDAKNAFRKDIHNYVEENHPTPETKLDEAVEESFPASDPASLSFADDGAVDVRPSAANGAAGRPSKPVTVRSEERGEFVLDHGAVVVAGITSCTNTSNPSVMLGAALLAKKAVEKGLTTKPWVKTNMAPGSQVVTDYYNKAGLWPYLEKLGYYLGGYGCTTCIGNTGPLPDEISAAINDNDLSVTAVLSGNRNFEGRISPDVKMNYLASPPLVIAYGIAGTMDFDFETDPLGQDGDGNDVFLKDIWPSAAEIEETIASSINRDMFTDSYADVFKGDERWRSLPTPEGNTFEWDAKSTYVRKAPYFDGMPAEPQPVKDITGARVLALLGDSVTTDHISPAGSIKKGTPAAQYLEANGVEPKDFNSLGSRRGNHEVMIRGTFANIRLKNQLLDDVSGGYTRDFTQPGGPQAFIYDASVNYQKAGIPLVVLGGKEYGSGSSRDWAAKGTTLLGVRAVITESFERIHRSNLIGMGVIPLQFPAGESAASLKLDGTETFDITGIEELNAGKTPKTVHVTAKKIAEDGTVSSTVEFDAVVRIDTPGEADYYRNGGILQYVLRNMLKS is encoded by the coding sequence GTGACTAGCACAGATTCGGTCAATTCATTTGGAGCCCGCGACACTCTTACCGTCGGGGACAACAGTTACGAGATCTTCCGCCTCGACGCGGTACCCGGGACCGAGAAACTGCCCTACAGCCTGAAGGTGCTCGCGGAGAACCTGCTGCGCACCGAAGACGGCGCCAACATCACCAAGGAACACATCGAGGCCATCGCGAACTGGGATCCCTCGGCCGAGCCGAGCATCGAGATCCAGTTCACCCCCGCCCGCGTGCTGATGCAGGACTTCACCGGCGTGCCCTGCATCGTCGACCTCGCCACCATGCGTGAGGCCGTCGCCACCCTCGGCGGCGACCCGAACAAGGTGAACCCGCTGTCCCCCGCCGAGATGGTCATCGACCACTCCGTCATCCTCGACGTGTTCGGCAACGCCGGCGCCTTCGAGCGCAACGTCGAACTCGAATACGAACGCAACGGCGAGCGCTACCAGTTCCTGCGCTGGGGTCAGGGCGCGTTCGACGACTTCAAGGTCGTCCCCCCGGGCACCGGCATCGTGCACCAGGTCAACATCGAGTACCTGGCCCGGGTGACCATGGTGCGTGACGGGGTGGCCTACCCCGACACCTGTGTGGGCACCGACAGCCACACCACGATGGAGAACGGCCTGGGCGTGCTGGGCTGGGGCGTCGGCGGTATCGAGGCCGAGGCGGCCATGCTGGGCCAGCCCGTCTCGATGCTCATCCCCCGCGTCGTCGGCTTCAAGCTGACCGGGGAGATCAAGCCGGGCGTCACCGCCACCGACGTGGTGCTCACCGTCACCGACATGCTGCGCAAGCACGGCGTCGTCGGTAAGTTCGTCGAGTTCTACGGCAAGGGTGTGGCCGAGGTGCCGCTGGCCAACCGCGCCACCCTGGGCAACATGAGCCCCGAATTCGGTTCCACCGCAGCCATTTTCCCGATCGACGAAGAGACCATCAACTACCTGCGCCTCACCGGGCGCAGCGACGAGCAGCTGGCGCTGGTCGAGGCCTACGCCAAGGCGCAGGGCATGTGGCACAACCCGGACCACGAGCCGGCCTTCTCCGAGTACCTCGAGCTGGATCTGTCCACCGTGGTGCCCTCGATCTCGGGCCCCAAGCGTCCGCAGGACCGCATCGAACTGTCCGACGCCAAGAACGCCTTCCGCAAGGACATCCACAACTACGTCGAGGAGAACCACCCGACGCCGGAGACCAAGCTGGACGAGGCCGTCGAGGAGTCCTTCCCCGCCAGCGATCCGGCCTCGCTGTCCTTCGCCGACGACGGTGCGGTCGACGTCCGCCCGTCGGCCGCCAACGGGGCCGCGGGCCGGCCGTCCAAGCCGGTCACCGTGCGCTCCGAGGAGCGCGGTGAGTTCGTGCTCGACCACGGCGCCGTCGTCGTCGCGGGCATCACCTCGTGCACCAACACCTCCAACCCGTCGGTCATGCTGGGTGCCGCCCTGCTGGCCAAGAAGGCCGTCGAGAAGGGCCTGACCACCAAGCCGTGGGTCAAGACGAACATGGCGCCGGGGTCGCAGGTGGTCACCGACTACTACAACAAGGCCGGCCTGTGGCCGTACCTGGAGAAGCTGGGCTACTACCTGGGTGGCTACGGCTGCACCACGTGTATCGGCAACACCGGTCCGCTGCCCGACGAGATCTCGGCGGCCATCAACGACAACGACCTGTCGGTGACCGCCGTGCTGTCGGGCAACCGCAACTTCGAGGGCCGCATCTCCCCCGACGTGAAGATGAACTACCTGGCTTCGCCGCCGCTGGTGATCGCCTACGGCATCGCGGGCACCATGGACTTCGACTTCGAGACGGACCCGCTCGGCCAGGACGGCGACGGCAACGACGTGTTCCTCAAGGACATCTGGCCGTCTGCCGCCGAAATCGAGGAGACGATCGCCAGCTCCATCAACCGGGACATGTTCACCGACTCCTACGCCGACGTGTTCAAGGGCGACGAGCGCTGGCGTTCGCTGCCCACGCCCGAGGGCAACACCTTCGAGTGGGACGCGAAGTCCACCTACGTCCGCAAGGCCCCCTACTTCGACGGCATGCCCGCCGAGCCGCAGCCGGTCAAGGACATCACCGGCGCCAGAGTGCTTGCGCTGCTGGGTGATTCGGTGACCACCGACCACATCTCACCGGCCGGCAGCATCAAGAAGGGCACCCCGGCCGCGCAGTACCTGGAGGCCAACGGCGTCGAGCCCAAGGACTTCAACTCGCTGGGGAGCCGGCGCGGCAACCACGAGGTGATGATCCGCGGCACCTTCGCCAACATCCGCCTCAAGAACCAGCTGCTCGACGATGTGTCCGGTGGCTACACCCGCGACTTCACCCAGCCTGGTGGTCCGCAGGCGTTCATCTACGACGCCTCGGTCAACTACCAGAAGGCCGGCATCCCGCTGGTCGTGCTGGGCGGCAAGGAGTACGGCTCCGGCTCGTCGCGCGACTGGGCGGCCAAGGGCACCACGCTGCTGGGTGTGCGCGCCGTGATCACCGAGTCGTTCGAGCGCATCCACCGCTCCAACCTGATCGGCATGGGCGTCATCCCGCTGCAGTTCCCCGCCGGTGAGTCGGCGGCGAGCCTCAAGCTGGACGGCACCGAGACCTTCGACATCACCGGTATCGAAGAGCTCAACGCCGGCAAGACGCCCAAGACCGTGCACGTCACCGCCAAGAAGATCGCGGAAGACGGCACAGTGTCTTCAACGGTGGAGTTCGACGCCGTGGTCCGCATCGACACCCCCGGTGAGGCCGACTACTACCGCAACGGCGGCATCCTGCAGTACGTGCTGCGCAACATGCTGAAGTCCTGA
- a CDS encoding Rv1476 family membrane protein produces the protein MTVQFVPAYIPPDVCSTVGLGLTTPVDQCMAQVLADVREDGVAAPASADPAGLAQVVADAKAQGIDLKLVVLPTSPPIDTPLRDVANDVGTVYPGSTVLVISPGFAGTYSHVYDRVTLEAGQDLAKTGNAVQSSKNFVSQLQTPDFPWTPFTIVLVLGVAAAAVGARMLQVRARRDVAGKAVSGAPQ, from the coding sequence GTGACGGTTCAGTTCGTGCCCGCGTACATCCCGCCCGACGTCTGTTCCACCGTGGGTCTGGGCCTGACCACCCCGGTGGACCAATGCATGGCGCAGGTGCTGGCCGACGTGCGCGAGGACGGGGTGGCCGCTCCCGCGTCGGCCGACCCGGCCGGTTTGGCCCAGGTGGTGGCCGACGCCAAGGCCCAGGGCATCGACCTCAAGCTGGTGGTGCTGCCGACCAGTCCGCCGATCGACACGCCGCTGCGCGATGTGGCCAACGACGTCGGCACGGTCTACCCGGGATCCACGGTCCTGGTGATCAGCCCGGGCTTCGCGGGGACCTACAGTCACGTTTATGACCGGGTCACCTTGGAGGCCGGTCAGGACCTGGCGAAAACGGGTAATGCCGTCCAATCTTCGAAGAATTTCGTGTCACAGTTGCAGACCCCGGACTTTCCCTGGACGCCGTTTACCATCGTGCTGGTGCTCGGGGTAGCTGCGGCCGCCGTCGGAGCTCGTATGCTGCAGGTTCGTGCCAGGCGAGATGTTGCTGGAAAAGCGGTATCCGGCGCGCCGCAGTAA
- the ripA gene encoding NlpC/P60 family peptidoglycan endopeptidase RipA, whose translation MRRTPGASRWYAQLCAVPVTFGVLLAGTMPNGAISVAEPVGPEGIAALVAAVAEADQKLHDLGAAVQMQQESVNKALVAVADARDNVAVAQQKLDESKRGVSAADARIADAQKRFDTFAAATYVNGPSASYLTAADPAEALRTAAAGQALAMSSQQVITDLQRARTEQINRESAARLAKETADKAAAAAQASQDAAVASLTQAQQTFAGQQQELDKLTAERSAAQAKLAAAQRPVPDAAQPAPDAAQPAPDAARPQAAPKPGGPGPAPAAGADWDRAPGKTAAPANTSQWDTTLPMIPSAFVSGDPIAIINAILGIMNTSAQLTANMGRTFLQKLGLIPTPTGYTNGAIPRVYGRQASEYVIQRAMSQMGVPYSWGGGNAGGPSRGIDSGAGTVGFDCSGLILYAFAGVGIKLPHYSGSQYDMGRKIPSSEMRRGDVIFYGPGGSQHVALYLGNGQMLEAPYTGSNVKVSPVRTGGMTPYVIRYIEY comes from the coding sequence ATGAGACGCACCCCTGGCGCCTCCCGGTGGTACGCGCAGCTGTGCGCGGTTCCGGTGACCTTCGGCGTGCTGCTGGCAGGGACCATGCCGAACGGGGCCATCTCGGTCGCCGAACCGGTGGGCCCGGAGGGGATCGCCGCGCTCGTCGCCGCGGTCGCCGAGGCCGACCAGAAATTGCACGACCTCGGCGCGGCCGTGCAGATGCAACAGGAGAGCGTCAACAAGGCCCTCGTCGCCGTCGCCGACGCCCGCGACAACGTCGCGGTTGCGCAGCAGAAACTGGACGAGAGCAAGCGCGGCGTCAGCGCCGCCGACGCCCGGATCGCGGACGCGCAGAAGCGTTTCGACACCTTCGCCGCCGCCACCTATGTCAACGGCCCGTCCGCGTCCTACCTGACCGCTGCGGACCCGGCCGAGGCGCTGCGCACCGCCGCGGCCGGCCAGGCGCTCGCCATGAGCTCACAACAGGTCATCACCGACCTGCAGCGGGCCCGCACCGAACAGATCAACCGGGAGTCGGCCGCCCGGCTGGCCAAGGAGACCGCCGACAAGGCCGCCGCCGCCGCACAAGCCAGCCAGGACGCCGCGGTGGCCAGCCTGACCCAGGCCCAGCAGACCTTCGCCGGCCAGCAGCAGGAACTGGACAAGCTGACCGCCGAACGCAGTGCGGCACAGGCGAAACTGGCCGCCGCCCAGCGGCCGGTGCCCGACGCGGCCCAACCGGCCCCCGACGCGGCCCAACCGGCCCCCGACGCGGCCCGGCCGCAGGCCGCGCCCAAACCCGGGGGCCCGGGGCCGGCTCCCGCCGCGGGCGCGGACTGGGACCGCGCCCCGGGCAAGACCGCCGCCCCGGCCAACACCAGCCAGTGGGACACCACCCTGCCGATGATCCCCAGCGCCTTCGTCAGCGGGGATCCGATCGCGATCATCAACGCGATCCTCGGCATCATGAACACCTCGGCCCAGCTGACCGCGAACATGGGCCGCACCTTCCTGCAGAAGCTGGGCTTGATCCCCACGCCGACCGGCTACACCAACGGCGCGATCCCGCGCGTGTACGGCCGGCAGGCCTCCGAGTACGTGATCCAGCGGGCCATGTCGCAGATGGGCGTGCCGTATTCGTGGGGTGGCGGCAACGCCGGCGGCCCGAGCCGGGGCATCGACTCCGGGGCGGGCACAGTCGGTTTCGACTGTTCGGGCCTGATCCTGTACGCCTTCGCCGGGGTCGGGATCAAGCTGCCGCACTACTCGGGCTCGCAGTACGACATGGGCCGCAAGATCCCGTCCTCGGAGATGCGCCGCGGCGACGTCATCTTCTACGGCCCCGGCGGCAGCCAGCACGTCGCCCTCTACCTCGGCAACGGGCAGATGCTCGAGGCGCCCTACACCGGGTCCAACGTCAAGGTCTCGCCGGTGCGGACCGGCGGCATGACCCCGTACGTCATTCGCTACATCGAGTACTGA
- the ripB gene encoding NlpC/P60 family peptidoglycan endopeptidase RipB: MFRFKVAVVSVLAGVALTLGSVIGGPSAAAAPDDGQWDPTLPKIVSSGGPGDPVAMANAGFQVSKIALDTTASLGQQFLQSLGLAPKSAAALPGGRVRGPQAIEYVIRRAGSQMGVPYSWGGGTLTGPGPGVDYDAGKMGFDCSGLTRYAFAGVGVQIPKYSGDQYNTGRPIPPSQAKRGDLIFYGPGGSQHVAIYLGGGKMLEASGSAEKVTVSPVRMAGMSPHLSRIIES, from the coding sequence ATGTTTCGATTCAAGGTGGCCGTCGTCTCGGTTCTCGCCGGGGTGGCGCTGACGCTCGGGTCCGTGATCGGCGGACCCTCGGCCGCCGCGGCGCCCGACGACGGGCAATGGGATCCGACGCTGCCGAAGATCGTCAGCTCCGGCGGGCCCGGTGATCCGGTGGCCATGGCCAACGCCGGCTTCCAGGTCAGCAAGATCGCGCTGGACACCACCGCCAGTCTGGGGCAGCAGTTCCTGCAGTCCCTCGGCCTGGCACCCAAGTCGGCCGCCGCCCTGCCCGGCGGCCGGGTGCGCGGCCCGCAGGCGATCGAATACGTGATCCGCCGCGCGGGCTCGCAGATGGGTGTGCCGTACTCGTGGGGCGGGGGCACGCTCACCGGCCCGGGACCCGGGGTGGACTACGACGCCGGAAAGATGGGCTTCGACTGTTCCGGCCTGACCCGGTACGCCTTCGCCGGTGTCGGGGTGCAGATCCCCAAGTACTCCGGCGACCAGTACAACACCGGCAGGCCCATCCCGCCGTCGCAGGCCAAGCGCGGTGACCTGATCTTCTACGGGCCCGGTGGCAGCCAGCACGTGGCCATCTATCTGGGTGGCGGCAAGATGCTGGAGGCCTCCGGCAGCGCCGAGAAGGTGACTGTCAGCCCGGTCCGGATGGCGGGCATGTCGCCGCACCTGTCGCGCATCATCGAATCCTGA